The following are from one region of the Hymenobacter radiodurans genome:
- a CDS encoding MotA/TolQ/ExbB proton channel family protein, with the protein MEQKNAMNKNVRPAAATAAPKDDAKGGSAFAAIVIPLALIVSIIIYMFVFGNGANFQGGNNENNPIEGNYLGIVYKGGFIVPILLTLFLLVITFSIERYLTISKAKGTKSIESFVRSIRQKLNVNDITGALAVCDQQKGSVANVVKAGLLKYQEMSRERGMDKDQKILSIQKEIEESTALELPMLEKNLVIISTIASIATLVGLLGTVAGMIKAFSALAQAGNPDATALANGISEALINTALGILGSALAIIAYNYFTSKIDELTYSIDEAGFSIIQTFAAQHGEKETYTA; encoded by the coding sequence AAGGACGACGCGAAAGGCGGATCAGCGTTCGCCGCCATCGTAATTCCGTTGGCACTTATAGTCTCGATTATTATCTACATGTTCGTTTTTGGCAATGGTGCCAACTTCCAGGGCGGTAATAATGAGAACAACCCAATCGAAGGTAACTACCTCGGCATCGTGTATAAAGGAGGCTTTATCGTGCCTATCCTGCTCACCCTGTTCTTGCTCGTTATCACCTTCTCGATTGAGCGTTACTTGACTATCAGCAAGGCTAAGGGTACTAAGAGCATCGAAAGCTTCGTACGCTCAATTCGTCAAAAGTTGAACGTAAATGACATCACGGGTGCGCTAGCTGTTTGCGATCAGCAAAAAGGCTCGGTAGCCAACGTTGTTAAAGCTGGTTTGCTGAAGTACCAGGAGATGTCGCGTGAGCGTGGCATGGACAAAGACCAGAAGATCCTGTCAATCCAGAAAGAGATTGAAGAATCTACTGCTTTGGAATTGCCTATGCTGGAAAAGAACCTGGTTATTATCTCAACCATCGCTTCTATCGCTACATTGGTAGGTCTGTTGGGTACGGTTGCTGGTATGATCAAGGCCTTCTCGGCTCTGGCACAAGCTGGTAACCCCGATGCTACAGCACTTGCAAACGGTATTTCGGAAGCACTGATCAACACGGCTCTGGGTATCCTTGGCTCGGCGCTGGCCATCATCGCCTACAACTACTTTACGAGCAAAATTGACGAGCTGACGTACAGCATCGACGAAGCTGGCTTCAGCATTATTCAGACGTTTGCCGCTCAGCACGGCGAAAAGGAAACTTACACGGCATAA
- a CDS encoding ExbD/TolR family protein — MTPMVDLAFLLVTFFMLTTKFAPEEVVMVDTPSSTSDLKLPDTNLITLSVDKDGKTYFALDSEPAKILMLEKVGAKYGISFTPQQKKRFGQMTSFGVPIQQLGSLLDRSKEEIKTIKQPGIPTDSTNNQIIDWVIQGRAANQQLFKKPVYIAIKGDNNADVPTVRKLIKYMQDKDINRFNLITDLEMKPKLVSN; from the coding sequence ATGACCCCGATGGTGGACTTGGCATTCCTGCTGGTGACATTCTTTATGCTCACCACCAAGTTTGCCCCCGAGGAAGTGGTTATGGTGGACACACCATCCTCTACCTCAGACCTTAAGTTGCCCGATACCAACCTTATCACGCTTTCGGTTGATAAAGACGGCAAAACCTATTTTGCACTGGACAGTGAGCCTGCAAAAATCTTGATGCTGGAGAAAGTGGGGGCCAAATATGGTATCTCTTTTACTCCCCAGCAAAAGAAGCGCTTCGGCCAAATGACCAGTTTTGGTGTACCTATTCAGCAGCTTGGCTCCCTCCTCGACCGTAGCAAGGAAGAGATTAAGACCATTAAGCAGCCAGGTATCCCGACTGACTCTACGAACAATCAAATCATTGATTGGGTGATACAGGGAAGAGCTGCTAACCAACAGCTTTTCAAGAAGCCGGTTTATATCGCCATCAAGGGCGATAATAACGCGGATGTACCGACGGTTCGTAAACTTATCAAGTACATGCAGGATAAGGACATCAATCGCTTCAACCTGATTACTGATTTGGAGATGAAACCCAAATTGGTAAGTAACTAA